GACCTCTCCATCAACTTCAGATAGTCACGTATTTGTTGGTGGAAGATATTTCCATCTCGACGCTATGGGGCAACCTTTTGTTTGGAAGCATGTTAAATATCAAATTGTGAGTTCTATCTCTGATGCAACGGTTCGAGATGTGTCCGCTCGTGTAAAACAGTACTAAACCTAAGTCGTGCAAGGCATGGGGAAATATTTTCAACATTTAAGTTATTTCAAAATAAggcttatttattttgtattatttatatctTCATTTACTTTTAAGAAAATGTTCTTCCTAGATTATGCATTGCAGTCTGCACTGTACTTTTTAAGCAGATGTTGAATAGTATTCAATTGCTTAACCTCTCCCAGctttgaaatgaaaatgtatttgtgtttacAGTGAATCTAAAGCTTAAGATGCTTCCTCAAGAGGTACATTCAAAGTTTCCAGTTTAAAAGTCTCTTATTATATCGGCGCAGCTTTGGTGAgaagtgtgtttgtcttttgatATCAGTTATGTAACTTCCCGGACGTGTTCGTGGAAAAGCAGACTGTTCTCTCCGCACCCAAATATGAGCAATGTACCGCCCTGCTGCAGGTTGGTAATTGCGTACTGTACGTGGGTGTGCGACTGTACAGTTTCTGTAAAGGCAGTCTCAACAATAGTTCCATCTCTGAAAGCATATCaacatgtttaacatgtttGGAGCCAAAGAAAGTGATTGTTAGAGTTTGTGAGACTTGCACTAACCCATGTGGTAATGCTTTTCTCGCAGCTTCAAAGAGGGAAACGGTTTAGGAAGGAAAGTGAATACTCTGAACACTTTGTTAAAACGCTGATTCTTACTGCAGTGCTTCACTTTTGACGtttgttgatttttttgtttgttacttTACTGTGTTTTGTAAACTTGCCGGTGACTTGGGAACACTGTTCAACTCGCCTCCCGTAAAGAACTCTTGTAAATAGGGATTTTCTGCCTGTCGGGTATTAGTTGTGTGAATTGTGCTGTAATTATGTAATGCCAGATTTGCTAAAATAAGGAATCAATAAACAAATTCTATAAGCTGGAGTTTACTTGGGTTCAACAATTATTTCCACAAGTCACCAATTAAGTGCACGTGATGTTTCAGAAAATGGTTTGTAGTGCATGTGCCCAGCAGAGGGCACACCACTGCAATAATGTCCTGTTTTCTACCCTGAGAGTTGTTTGACCATCTATGGTTTGGTTCAGCTTTCCTCTGCTGCACATTATACAACACCCACACATCAACTGTATCAGAGAAGAGCATGCAAAGTTATGAATGTATTCACTATTCTTGCAAATGTTCCTTTAACTAATAAAGCGAGCAGAGCCTCCCATATAGTAAGAAACTGAACACTGGGCTTTAGTAATGTAGTGAATTTAATAAATGTCAGGTAGAGGCTTGAGAGTCCATTACACATGGATAGATAGGTCTTCTCAGCATGTACACATACGTTCATGGAAGTTTGGTGACTGAAGAACTACATGGCAGCCACCATAATGAAAAATACAATTGTTACTGTACACGAAAGCAACAAGACATGCAGTGTTCATTTTTGCAAagaatgaaaaggaaaaaaaacgagACGTAAGACCATATGTAAAATAAGAAATGTTTcagtaaataaaatatatttgtcatTGCTAAGTGCTTGTAAACAAGTAGGCATTATATTACACATTGGGTGACAGCACGTGTTGACTCCCTGGTGTTTGGTTGCAGATTGTCCAGCTCACGCCTATAAACGCCTTCCCACAACAGTCCACTTTATAGCAAGATGCTACATGGCTTCCCAAAAAATGAGGGCAACAAATGAAGTCTTTTTGCTGCGTAACACCGCCAGATGTTCCTGAATCCGAAGAGGCTGCAGCCCACACCTGCTGCTGGTTAACCTGACATTATTCCAGTAGACGTGCAGCTCTCGAGGTGTGCAAATGTCTTCTGTTCCTCAGTTAACATGTTCTGGAGGGCCTCATATGAATTCTCTGATAAGGATTTGTGTGTTCTAAAAGGTAGATGTCCCGCTTTACACACGCCTGCATCCTGGGAGCACACTCCGAGCCCTTTACCAAAACATCCACGAGGAGCTCCATTGTGAGATTTAGTAAGCCTGGACCTGGTTTGGTAACAGCTGACATCCGCTGCTGACATGGTTCATCACCTTCTGCTTCAGCTGGGCCACTTGCTCCCTGAGGACGCTGGCTGTGGAGGCCAGATCGGTGTTTTGCGTTTTCAGGTTCTTGACCTTGTCCTCCAGCCGAGAGATCCTCTCCAGTTTTCTCTTGCGACATTTGGAGGCGGCTACCCTGTTCCGCAGTTTTTTCCTCTCCGCCTTGATGCGCTCCTGGTTGTCCATGTCAATGGGAGACATAGGCGGACTGTCCCTGAAGCACTGCATGTCTGGCACAATCTGAGGCTCGTCCTTCACCAACCCGGCAGACTGGAGTCGTGACAGAACCGCCGCAGCCGCCGCCTGTTGCTGCGCGCTGGCCAGATGAGACGGAGGCGGCGGGAAGGGGATGGTGTCCGTGGAGTAGTTGATGGAGGTGGCGCCCAGCGGACTGGCCGCATAGCCGTTCAGAGTGGTGTAAACCGGAAGGTCTGTTGGCTGAAGCCCGCCGGAGCCGACTGCGTGCGCTGATCCGAGGAGCTCCAGCCTGTCCACGGAGACGCACCCCGCTTCGCTCAGCTGATTCTGCTTGTGGAGATCCTCCAGCGCCTTGACGAAGCCTTCCGCGAACTCCTGCTCGTCACTGGCGGACTTCGGGTAGAGGAATTGGGAGGCCGGGTTGCCGGTAGTCACCAGACCGTTTGACTGGATGATAAGACGCTCCAGGTCTGGAGAGGTTAGTTTCAAGAGTCCCAAGTCCGGGGAGTTGAGGAGTCCGTCATTGTCCCGCAGCGGGTTTGTTTTGAGCTCGGGGTTGTGGTGCTCCAGGTTCAGATTAATATCCTTCTTCATCATCGTGCTCTGGTAATAGATGCTGGAGACCCTCGGAGTGTTCGCGGTGCCTAGGTAGAGGGTTGTTTCCATTCTCCACCCTCACATGAGGGAGTGTTGAGCGTTACGCATTAACGCTCTTTCGGCAATCCCATCCAAACAAGAGGAAATCGGCTGATCCTTATTCTTACGCAATcctgtttcctcttcctcttctcgcgTATCAGTCACGCTATCAGACGACCACTGTTGTGCCTGAGGGGCTCTGAAGGGTCTCCTAAGCGCGCGGGCGATATTGTCTTTTCCTGATGGCACGACTGCTATGCGCAGCTCCAGACCTCGCTCGCTTTCTAGCCCTAAAAATTCCATTATGTCACTCCAGAGCGCGGAGATTGGCCCAAAATGACGTTGGTTTCCGGTTGAATTTGAATAAGGGGCCGACCCGGTCTTTATTGCCATGGAGACTTCGGGTAAACTACAAAcagtgcaatgcattgtggtttGATGTCATAGCATAAAAAAGCTCACGGTCGCCAAAAGAGAGCAGAGACTGGGCGGGGAAGGTGTAAGAGGCGAGGGCCGAGGGAAGAACAGAGGAACATGACTTGGAGAAAGTAGTCCTTCAACTAAGGCACTTTCAAAAGACTTGAAAGATATATAGAGTTTGATGATAAGCTATCATGTTAGATTTTATTTCATACGTTTAACACACACGTTTACTGTAATATTGTGGCCAGGATCCGGAGCAAGACATTGGTCTTAAACTCTTAAGTTGAAAACCAAATTCAGATTTTTATTCCACTGACATTGGTCTTAAACTCTTAAGTTAAAAACCAAATTCAGATATTTATTCCACTTCATCAGCCTTCCAACACTCATGTGAACGCCTCTTTCCCCAGCTCTTTATGGATCCATGGTCACATTGAGGCCTCACACAAGACCAAGAGAATGAAATGAGGTGATACAACGTCTCAGTGCTCTGAAAGTGTTTCTGGAGAAGCACACTCGAGAAAAAGGGAAGGAAACAGTGAGAGTAGAATGAGGAAACCATGTGTGTTCTATGATTGAAAGTGTCACGTGGAAATTGGTTGAATGGCTTGTGGATCTTGCGCATGTCCGTGTCTTCATTTATACAAATtgttccaaataaataaatatataattaattaaaatacaatagaACAGAAACTAATACAACAGAGCTTTGTATAATAGAATATATCATCATCAGAGAACAGGAAATAATAGAATATAATACAAACTGGATGACACAAAACAGAATATAATGGAATGGAACATTATATAGTTAAGCATTACAAATAGagaatgtaataaaataaaatagaatagaACAATAATAGGTTCAAACCATTATAGAATAGGACATTATATGATAGAATAGCGCAGAATAGAAAATAGTAGAATATAATAAGGATAAAGATAAATCAAgagacacatacagtatatagcaCACATCCATGTTGTATAAGGCATTGAGTCTGGCCCTGTGTGGGAACTAGAATATTGTTATTCCGCTCAAACACAGCGAGGACGTCAGCAGACTGTCTGCATCAGCACCACGGAGCAGAGAGGGCATCATTAGTTTCCATGGCAACGCTGACATAGCAAGTGACGCAggcgagatggagagaggaaggtgaacGGGTTTAGGGAATAGAGGGGGATGTGAGCAACTGCAGTGCAGGTTGTGTAGGTGGTTGGTGGAGGTGGTAGGTTCGTGTGATGTGATTCAGAGGCAAGACAtcaatgttgattctgcaaCCGTAGAGGCATGAATGAAAGGCATTTGTTTGAACCATTTACCACAAAAGACTCTtgcaagaagaaaaaatactCCACCCTATGGAGAGCATATTTTCTTCAGTGTACCAGTTTGGAGACACATAGGGTGCAGTGTCCAGAATGTGTGAGTCATTTCGCAACAAGGGTGTGGACTGCGCCGCAAATGAAAAAAGTGGCTGTTAGGTGCAATTGAATTATCTCTGCCTTCATGACAACAAACTGGGAAGAAGGTTAGACCTCTATAGCTCAGGTAATTGAGTGTGTCAAAGGTTGTGTAAGATACAACTTCCCTTCCTCAGCCAGAGAAGTGTCCTTTGTGTCCCCTGGGGTAAGCTAACAGGGCATGCATGTTCAGCAACGCCCTGTGTCACTCTCACGTTGTTACACTGGATACATTCACACCTGGGAGCCAACCAGTAAAACCACAAAGCAGCTCAACTGGAGCAGCTGGTTGGCGGTTAAATGCTTAGCCTGTATCAACAGTTCTTTCTGATGGAGGGGAGGTTGTTGTTCATTGACTTCAGATGGCCGCTTGTTTTCATTTTCAGCACACACATGTCTTGAGTTACATTCGGCTGCATTAAAACAGTTGGATTAAAAGGATCAGCTTTCATcctctcccttcttcttctttcatgcATTGTGCTGCATGGTGAAGAAATACAAATTCATGAGTCTTCCTTTGTTGATTTTTTTCCTTCCACTTCTTAGCCAAAGGTTTTACTGAAGGAGGAACTGCTGTTGACGAGTGCATGCCCATCCAGTAGGTGGCAGTATGATCTATCCAGATCTGGTGTGTCACTTCCTTTAAGCCCTGAGCCAGAAGAAAACAGCAGCAAGCTACTCAATTCTGGAATTCTTGCTTGGGATATTTGATCCCCTTTTTATACATCAATGACAATTCTCGTCATAACAACCAAGGACAATGGCAAATAAGAAGAAAGTATTAGTAACAGGTGAGAGGTTTTAATTGGTGAAAAGATTGGACAAAACAAAGGATTTGTTGTCATTGTCAATGCAGtgctgtgttctgtgtctgagCTGCACTTTAATGGCTGTgtacatattataaatatgtaataacaCTGATGTTTTGCAGAGAGTAATGCCGCAGTTTTTATGTGCTGGTTTTTTATAAGggaacacagatttgcattagGAGGAGACTGaataacaatatatgtcatgtgttgtTGCTGCTTAACTGCGAGAAAGACATATGTCTTTGTCTCTGCTATACTGCAATTAATGTTTAACTTGCAACCTTTGGACTTTGAATTAAGAGTCCCTCTTTTACATTCACCCATATCACCTAAGTCCAAATGAGATAAGCATCTTCACTGACTATTATTTACTAGCTGCACTGTGTCTCTTTACTGTAGTGAATGATCATTGTTCTCCTTTCTATGTAGGGTTTGAGCCTTTTGGAAAGCATGCGGTGAACTCCAGCTGGGTGGCAGTTCAGGTAATCAGTATCCAGGTTGTCCATTTTTAACAAAAGTTCCAGTTCAGGACTTTGATCTAAATAGGGAAGTACATTTCATGATTCCCGaaatgcactttaaaaaatCCCCACCTGATTAAGGGGGTTGTAGTTGTGTTCCATTGTGGGCATTTAAAACCCTTTAAGACTGCGATATCAATACATATGTTTCCTGTGCTCAGGAACTGGAGCTATTGGGGCTGGGCGAAGCAGTCGACCTTCATGTGTGTGAAGTGCCTGTTGAATACCAGGCTGTTCAGGGCCTACTGCCGTCTCTGTGGAAAGAGCACAAGCCGCAGGTATTCAATCAAATACATAATACTGTACATGGGAAGCCCATTTCTCCCTCAAAGGTTGTTCAAATCCATCAAtcaatacacacaacaacaa
This portion of the Pseudoliparis swirei isolate HS2019 ecotype Mariana Trench chromosome 8, NWPU_hadal_v1, whole genome shotgun sequence genome encodes:
- the jund gene encoding transcription factor jun-D; translation: METTLYLGTANTPRVSSIYYQSTMMKKDINLNLEHHNPELKTNPLRDNDGLLNSPDLGLLKLTSPDLERLIIQSNGLVTTGNPASQFLYPKSASDEQEFAEGFVKALEDLHKQNQLSEAGCVSVDRLELLGSAHAVGSGGLQPTDLPVYTTLNGYAASPLGATSINYSTDTIPFPPPPSHLASAQQQAAAAAVLSRLQSAGLVKDEPQIVPDMQCFRDSPPMSPIDMDNQERIKAERKKLRNRVAASKCRKRKLERISRLEDKVKNLKTQNTDLASTASVLREQVAQLKQKVMNHVSSGCQLLPNQVQAY